The genomic segment ACTCTCTGACAGTTTTTAGCTGGTTTAGGGACCTACTGAGATACTCCATGCTAATAACATATAAAACGTGATATTGGATCACCTTGCCTGAGTCCCTTGGCAGCATTAAATGGCTTGGATGATTCACAATTGAACATGATTGTAATTTACTGTTCTTACACATTCCATTATCCAAGCAGTGAATTGAGTAGGAAAACCCAGTTCATCCATAACTTGCCCAAGAAAAGGCCACGCCACTAAATCATATGCTTTTTGCAGATCAATTTTGATCATACATCTAACAGAAATATGCTTCTTCATATAGGGCTTAACCAGCTCCTGAGCCATGATAATATTATCAGAGATTTCCAGGAATAAAGCTAACTTGTGCTTCACTAATAATATAAGGAATTACATCATGGAGTATAGCAGCCAAAATATTAGCAATGATTTTATATAGCACGGAACAATGAGGCTATTGGCCTAAAATCCTTAACAGTAATAACATTAGCCAGCTTTGGAACCAAGATGATGGTTGTACAGTTGACAGTTCTTGGAAGTAGCCCAGTATTAAAGAAGCCCGTGACAGGCATAATAACATCTTCTTTAAAAATAGGCCATGCTTTCTTGACGAAGTGAGCATTATATCCATCTATACTAGGTGCCTTGTCATTTCCAATAGATTTCAAACCATCCCCTACTTCTTTACCACTGACTGGTGCACACATAAGCGCATTTATGTTGCTGTTGGAGTGTAGGACCACTTTGCATAGTGATCTTTCTCACTTTGAGGTAGAGAGTGTGCAGTTGTACCCATGAGACCTTGATAAAAGGCAACAAACTCCTGTCTAATAGCCTCAGTAGATGTCAGCTTTGTGCCAGCCAAAGAAGTAATTTCATCAATTTGCTTCCTGTCTGTCCTTTCTTTCACTGCTGCAGCAAAAAATTTAGAATTAGTATCCCTTAATTTGATCCAAGCAGCTCTAGATCTTTGCTTCAACACACTCTCCTCAATCAAGGACCATTTCTCCAGGTTTTGTAATAGGACTTTTTCTTGATCCATTAATGCATCAGAATACTGCTTATTGATGGCCTCCTGGATATTACTCAATTCCTCTCTAGCTATTTCAATTCTTTGTGGGATGCCTTTGAACTCTTGAATGTGGATGGCCTTGAAGATAGGCTTAAGCAACATCAATTTATTCCACATAGCTAGCAATTTGTTACTAGGTTTCTGCTGAGCCCACACTTGttgaacagagggagtaaattGATCATGTTCACTCCACACATTAAAGAGCCTGAAGGGGATATTACTAGTTTTATTCCTAGAAGGTAAACTGAGTGACATAGGGGCGTGGTAAAAAATGAATGGTAAGTCATACTCAGTTACTGCTTGCCCAAATTACATTATCCACTCAAAGTTGCCAAGATCTCTATCCAGCCTACTACATATTCTTTGATCTCCATGTTGTTTGTTGCTCCATATATAATACTCCCCTTTCCAGCTTAGTTCATTAAGTAGTAAACTATGACTGCAATTAGCAAAGTCATGTGTTTATAGGTCACTGGAACACCCCTAAGCCTATCTATGGGGTATAATATAGCATTGAAATCCCCACATATAAGCCAGGTATAGAAATACCAGTAGCAAGGCTTTGCAATTAATCCCAGAGTGGCCTCCTTTGTTCCAATCCATTACAACCATACACCACTGTGAGCAGGCAGTCTAGAAGGCCTGATTTATCCTTCACGTTGCAATGAATAAACAGAGAGCTACAATATATCATTGTGACTTTATACCAGTTTGGATCCCACATCAACCGGGCCCTCCCATTAATAACATGAACATAACTAGTATAAACTTCCCATCCAGTAGCAATAGCCTTGCGAATACTATCATTCTTATGTACTTTTACTCTTGTCTCCAAAATACTGTCTAACTTTTCTTTAGGTACTGTCTAAACTCTTTTTGCTTGTACCTCTTATTTATATCCCTAACATTCTAAAAATGCCAATTCATGGAACTTGTGTGGAAGTTCCTCCCTTATCAGGTGGGAGGTTTACCTTGGCCCAAGTCCTAGTCTTCCCAACACTATCCTCTGTTCTAGCATTCATAGGTATAAGCTCAAGGAAGTTAACCAAATTAAACTGCGGGTGTTACTAAAGACTATACTATGTGGAGTGGGAGCATGAGTCTTTGGTACAAAAATAGGTTTTTACTTATCATCACAGTATTGAACATGAATAGTTGGTGTAGCTGTCTGATCTCTGATATCAATCTGATCTGGTTGAGCTATAGTAGTCACAACCTGATTCTCTGGCTGTTCTTGATGAGTAGGAATAGGACCGTTCGATTTCTATTCCAAAACAGGTCTCCTATATCCCCTTCTTCTATTCTGTGGCACCTACTGATTTACGGGTTGCTCTTGTTTCTTACACTTATGCCCAATGGCCAAACACTTCTCACAATATTCTGGCTTCCGGTCAAATTCAATAGGTTGAATAAACTCACTTCCAGATGGATCAAGAATGGTTAGTTCACTGGGGAGAGGTTTGGTAATATTAACTTCAATCAGCATCCTGGCATATATAATTCTAGTCTGGTTAGCTTGGTACACCTCAtagtttcgtccgttgagattcgttaggtgttagttgtcctaatcgtggaaactggagttaccttctaggatatatgattttatatgttcCCATATTATAGTTATGGGggtttatgttatatcccgcattttgtgcaatcggataattcaagacaatagcaggaagacaacaagcaaggcctcatttttattttgctaagcatatgagttgcttatgaaaaatttagaagtgaaaatattaagaaaggctaggggcaaaaaggtaaatttgcaataTGACTTGTGGAAATGTGGggaagacgaagggcaaaatttggaatttggaactAGCTAAGAAATAagtgggcttgaaaaaaaaaataagagagaagagggaaggcccaaccggccatgggcatgggctaagcccatgttgaaaaaaaaatccatgtgattaaataGAAGGCcattcttattttcttcacaattcaagaagtttcaagaagcaaaaatttgaagaaaccttaagaggccattcggccatatcAAGTTCTACAAGAActttgaaaaatcttttaccAAAAATTTTTCTTTCCTAGCCAAACTACTAATTTAAGGGTCcttagcaagttggagtgtttGTTAGAGCAAGAGCAAcacctattcatgcaagttgaaatttctagccaagtgaagaattgaagaaaaaagtaAGGTTAatcctttttatgtgttatggatgattttgtgtgttgtagcatgtaaaattggatgaaattcatggagggGAAAAaccatgtgtggccgtgtacctatgggtgtgtgtaggaatgatgatttaactattttatctaatatatggttgttgttattgtgaatgctatgttgataatgaaaaattggatgaacTTAGTGAAGTTGttgtagttggagacttgttttagagagtatgtgaattgaatataatgttcttgcgtGCATGTaagataatgagactagtatgatattgttggtgtatgaattattaggttgttattgctttcattggagttggaaggtcttgaaggaagtagtatattgattaagttgttagaatgtatcttggggtgattatggaaattgttggtatgattgctggcattgttgttgatagtttggctgggttgaattcccggattgttgttggttaaaattggctaagttaaagttttggagatggtatgcttataggggaagtgctgctgAATTTTCGATAAACGAATGTTACTTTAAGATTCCatttctaaatgctctaattaaggtttggtaaatgtaaccaatttgtagattttggtggatttggaacttgaaattggagtcgcgtaagaggcggaaaaggtatgtaaggcttcaccctctcttctttggcatgtcttagatgtaataggcttggatacgtgcctcggggaccactccaattctagaaacccgagtttgaaattagccctttttcattcaatagaattgaattaagttcttCATATTTTATTGAATAATTGCACCCAATATCTATAACTCGTCAAACGAAACCGGATTACAATAAAACCCTCATAAATGGCTCCATGAAGCTTATTGTATGTAGTTTGGTGTACGCCACCTCtattgacccgaggtgggcacCTTATTCCCGAACTCCCTCCTATTGTTCTATTTGACTTGTTTCCGCActaaaatttaaggaaaacttttggttatcattccgattaCTAAATAATAGTGTTTTAACCAATCTATTgatcccaaggcatgattcttctTCTCCGAGAGCTCGTAAATGTTTGCCAAAGTGCCCgtattttcccaaaacaaagaTTTATGGCAAAGTAAGCGTTACGACAAGGACGATGAATATGTTCTACAATGACAcggatgatgtcaaggaagaaaatgcttataagatgaatatgacaatgatgattccatgattgaaggttctaagttcatgatttcagtgacgatatgagaacgttgagctatttcttgaattctcaactctattcatgaataatgactatttttagaGATTCCACAGTAtacgaaacgatgccttatgatcctgttttatgttttctcatgatattactctctattaatagtctcgccttatattaatcattccttcaaggtgagacaagcgcccatagttattccataaaataatcggaggtttccgaccttacgtcactccgatggatacatgattttcttgggctctctgcgcatgcttatatgacatatgtatatgaaaaatgtatatgtacatggggtgggggaagggatacatggggaatgggaagggatacatggggaatgggaagggaaacatgtttcattgccacctggtcagctggcttatcatcccggacgcgggatgcccggacgcgggatttatgggcgagccggagtatttcggcgcaatgtgggcgagccgacgctgttcggtgctatgataccacatgatacactatgacatgatatgatatgaaacgATACTATATATTAAGACATGACATaacataagttctattttctatgtctatgaaaagaaatgttctttttttttctaagaagggaaaaaaaaaaaaaacaagcatgcatggtatccggcctgaaaaggggctttcctatgcacaggttacttttTTGTCtcagtatatatgtttatgaccCATGATATTGTTATTCATAATCTATGCtcctgtttatgttattttccatgtcttacatactcggtacactattcgtgcgacgtcccttcttgtggacgcttgcgtttcatgcgcgcgaaGTCGGCGAGGTAGCCGgatttgatccctaggagttcccTCGGCGATttttgcagcgctccagttgtttcggagccccagtttcttggtactacttttgtgtatatattcgggcacggcagcactcggcccttcctatgtatatgtgtactatgtttagaggctcgtagacagatatgtacagtagatattttgtactcctgattgtccccgtcgctgtatagtatgatcgcaaagcttattagcctatgtttataattgtgctattaatgttaatgctaagtgtaataaaaaaaaatggtatagTTTATACGGCCCACTCAATAACGGAGATAAAAAGATAGATatggggtgctcggtacaagtatcgggtactcgtcgcggccctagttgggtcgtgacagaagtggtatcagcaaggcggtcctaggggtttgtctacgagccgtgtccgcagagtcctgtttatgggtgtgtagcgcgccacacttatagacaggaggctgcagggcatttaggaaatctgaCCTTCCttgtattctagatcgtgcgatagagctataatgaGAGGTTTCCCTTCTTCCTAATTCAGTGTTACATTTTCAGCGACGCCTGAGAAGATGAAAGCAACAGCCGCCGAGAAGGGTAAGATAGCGACGAAAGGCGGATTGGACGGGGAGCCGCCGATAAATATTGAAGAGGGTGAATCCCATAACGAGGCCTCCTCTCGTGCTGTTCGCACTCCGCCGATACTAGGGGAGCAAGAAGGA from the Lycium ferocissimum isolate CSIRO_LF1 chromosome 11, AGI_CSIRO_Lferr_CH_V1, whole genome shotgun sequence genome contains:
- the LOC132038488 gene encoding uncharacterized protein LOC132038488 — encoded protein: MCAPVSGKEVGDGLKSIGNDKAPSIDGYNAHFVKKAWPIFKEDVIMPVTGFFNTGLLPRTVNCTTIILVPKLANVITVKDFRPIASLFLKHKLALFLEISDNIIMAQELVKPYMKKHISVRCMIKIDLQKAYDLVAWPFLGQVMDELGFPTQFTAWIMECVRTGDLQSIIAIHKAFKVFSEASGL